GTAAACTTACCAAATCCCTATATGGCTTGAAACAAGCACCTAAGCAATAACATGAAAAGTTTGATTCCTGCATGATTAAAAGTGGTTTTAAATCAAGTGAGTGTGATAAGTGCATCTATCATTAGTTTTGGAATAATTCACATGTAATTGTTTGCCTCTATGTTGATGATTTGTTAATATTTGGCTCTAACATGAATGTTATTGGAGAAACTAAAAGCATGCTTAGTAGCCATTTTGACATGAAAGATTTAGATGAGGCAAATTTcatcttggaatgaaaattaCTAAAACACGTGATGGAATTTTCCTTGACCAGTCACATTACGttgagaaaattttgaaaaaatataattttaatgaTTGCAAGCATGTTGTAACTCCTTTTGATGCAAGTGTTCACTTATTTCCTATACAAAGTGACAATGATGTGACAAATCAAAAGGAATATGCTAGCTTAATTGGAAGCTTGAAATATGTGACTGATTGTACTCAGCCGGATATTGCATACGCAGTAGGAGTACTTAGCAGGTTTACAAGCAAGACAGGTTATGAACATTGGCATGCCATAACAAGAGTTATGAGGTATTTACTTGGTACAAAAACCTATggcttattttataaaaaatatccTATTGTACTCGAAGGTTTTTCTGATGCAGATTGGAACACTTTATCTGGTGATTCCTGTTCTACTACATGTTATATTGTTACTTTGGGAGGTGGTGTTATTTGTTGGAAATCAAAAAAGCAATCAATAATTGCTAACTCTACCATGGAGGTTGAGCTAATTGCTTTGGCTTCAGCCAGTGAGGAAGCGAATTGGTTGAGAgatttattatttcaaattttttattttaaaaaatcaatTCCTCCTATTTTACTTCATTGTGATAGCACTGCTGCGATTGGTAGAGTACAAAACTGTTATTACAATGGTAAATCCAGACCTATGAGGAGAAAACACAGTACTATGAGATCATATTTGACAAGTGGTACCATTAATGTTGATTATGTTAAATCTTGTGATAATCTTGCAGATCCACTAATTAAGGCCTTAGCAAGAGAAAGGGTCTGGAGCACATCGAGGGGGATGGGATTGAAGCCCATAAACTCATAAGTCACATATGAAGAAATCCAACGTGGGGACTAGAGATCCTATAACCAGATTCAATGGGAAGAACGAATCATATGATGGCTTAGTTTGAAATGCACTATTTTTATTATAGTTCCATCCCTATGGTGTGAGTGCATTTATCCTATAATGATTTACGAGGTTGAGTTTATTAACATTTAATGAAAATCTGTAGCTCGTATGAGTGGGGTATTAGAGTTACAGGAGCACCCTTGACAGAtttcacctatgtgagtgtgaaagTAGGCCGATTCCTATGAGAATTGGGCTTGTTCTCAAAATCACTCATGAAAATCGAGATAGCACAAGGCCGTATGTGCTGGCTAATAAAGCTCATGTCAACACCTTGATTATTATGTGTAAgcattgataatttatttttctaaagCAGTCATAGTTCAAATATGAGACCACTACTGATTCTGGAGTAAAGATCGTTGTTTTGCTAAGTGGAGGTTCAATGCAAAGCATACCTTTATTATGCATGATAGTCTCCCTTCAACCGGTAAAATtctcttattttaatattaaaatgagTGGGAGAATGTTAGTATAATAGCATTTTattactaaaaaaataaaattttccataaCTCCCACTATTCCATGATGTAGAAAATGGTCATAACTCCCATAACTCccactaggggtgggcataaaatccagAAAACCGAATTCCAAATcggaccgaattaattcggtatttcggtttcgattttttcggtaTTTTGGTATAATTCGGTATTATATTTTTAGTATTTCGGTATAACGGTTTGGTCCTCGATATTAGGATCTTgaaatttcggtataccgaaataccaaattttaaaattttttatgtTCGACCTATACTGCCCAGCCCAACCCAATATATTGTATCTCTAATTCTCTACACTGTCCTAGTGCCCAGCCCAACCCAATAAGGCCCAACTCTTACCCTCTTTAGTCTTTCCCTAGTTTCACTTCACTACAGGAAATTAGAAAGGGAGAAACAGAAACCTAGCCAAAGAGGCAACGAGCTGTGACTGTGAGAGAGAACTCAGAAAAGTGAGAACCTCGGCGCGATAGAGACGAGTCAGACGACGTCACAGCGACTTCACGACCTCGGCGCCGACGACTCTCAAGTGTGACTGCTGGTTTCCTTATTTTTTAGCtcattcttcaatcttcaacTCTTCAAAAGTTTCATAACTtttcattcttcaatcttcaattttttataataatttatgaTAGATTAATTGGTAGTTCTTGGAATAAGGAAAACTCTTTGTTTTGccacttattttttatttaatggcTAATCTCTTCATAAACAAGTTCTGGAAAATTTTACTTTGAACCTAAAGTCCTAAAGATTCCAGTGACATGTAAAGAGTGGGGTTAGTTTTTTAGTAGAGTTATTAAACTACAAGATTTGAATGAGTGAAAACTAGGGGTGGGCAAGCAAAAAGAATTTATGTGATTATCTTTTACTAGGTGGCGTGCAAAGAGGCATTTTCTTATTAGGTGGCGTACTTTATTTTGATTATCTTCATTTGATTTAATAATGAAATCAGCTAACAAATTGTatatttgtaaaagaaaaaaggaaactgAACGTCTACATTAATTGTCTTATAGAAGGTTACTAACTTTGACATGAAGACTCACTTCTAGATTCCACTCTTTGcataatattattttttcttgCTCTCAATTACTAGTATTTCTAGTGAAAGATAATCACATAAATATATCTCTAATGAGATTACAAAATTATGTTAGGGAAATAGTAGCCCAGAAACTCGTAGATATCCTTGTCAAATACTTGTCAACCTCCATTTTAGACTTTGATTATCTAAACTCAACTCTAGTCTCATTTtgtgtttatatttattttaattttgtatagATGACGGATGAAAGTAGAGTAAGTGATGCCGGTTCAACTGAAAGTTTACCTATTACTGAAGATAGCAACACCAACACAATTGATACTCAAGATTCTAAGAAAAGAAAAGTCATGCAACCTCGATCCGAAGTTTGGcaatattttgataaatttgaggtAAATGGGGTCGGTAAAGCAAAGTGTAGATATTGTAAGCAAGCTTATGCTGCTAATACGTCTAGGAATGGAACAACAGGATTGAAAAATTATTTGGCTAGATGCAAAGAATACCCACCTTACATTGATAAAGATAATAGTCAAACAAAGATAAATTTTCAATCTTGCCAAAATGATGGAGGATCgctttggaaatttgatcaagaagTGGTTAGGAGGGCCTTAATTGAGATGATAGTTATTGATGAACTACCATTTAGCTTTGTAGAAAAGGAAGGCtttatgaaatttatgagaaTAACTCAACCATTATTTCGTCTTCCTTCTCGTAGAACAATAACAAGGGATTGTTATGAAATTTACGGTGAATTGAAGCAAAATCTAAGAAGGTCTTTTAGAGAAGCACAACCAAAAATTTGCCTCACAACAGACACATGGACTTCATtgcaaagaataaattatatgtgtttgatagcccacttcattgatagggattggaagttgcataaaagaatacaaatTTTTTGCCCTATCACTAGTCATAAGGGTGAAGAGATGGCTAAAGCTATTTCTAATTATTTGCTTGAATGGAAATTAGACAAGGTGTTCACTATTACCGTGGACAATGCTTCTTCAAATGATGTCACAGTCAAAGAATTATCTAAAAAATTAGATATATGGAAAACTAATATGATGAGTGGTAAACATCTTCATGTGAGATGCGTGGCTCATATACTAAATCTAATTGTGCAAGATGGTTTGAAAGAAATTGATGTTTCTGTCACACGTCTTAGAAATATTGTGAGGTATGTGAAATCTTCGCCTGTAAGGACCTTAAAGTTTAAACAGTGTTGTGTACATGTAAAGGTAGAATGTATCAAAACATTATGTTTGGATGTTCCTACTAGGTGAAATTCCACCTATTTTATGTTGGATACGGCACAAAACTTTGAAAAGGCCTTTGACAAGTTTCATCTTTTTGATAATGGATTTTCTACTTATCTATGTTCTCATCTTTGTGAAGATGGTAGTAGTGCAGGTCCTCTTGAATCTGATGATTGGGTGAATGTGAGGAATGTGATAGCATTTCTTGCAAGATTTCATGAGCTCACCAAAAAAGTTTCAGGTTCACGTTATATCACTTGTAATTCTCATTTTGAGGATGTATCTGAACTTTATTGTCATTTGAAAATGTGTTTAATTAGTGAGGATGAGCATTTGAGAAAAATGGCTGAGCGGAtgcaagaaaagttcaagaagtattggggtgagcctgaaaagatgaataaaatgatttttattgcttccgtCTTGGATCCACGTAACAAATTTGAATATGTTAGCCTTGCACTTGAAGAACTTTTTGGggaggaaaaagggaagaaaataaatgcTGAGGTGTATGCTTATATGAATTCTTTGTTTGAAGAGTATCTAAAAAAATATTCAACTGGATCTTGTCCTCAATCTTCATCTAGTTCTACTTCATCTAATAACACATCTAATACATCTAGTGGGAGTATTTTAACTGCATCATTAATAAGGACGAAACTTCACttgaagaaacaaaaggaagacAATGGAAGTGGGGGTGCTAAATCAGAGTTGGATAAATACATTAGTGAAGAACAAGAGCCTTTTAGTGAAGAATTTGATATTTTAAGTTGGTGAAAAACACATGCTCCTAGATTTTCTATtctttcagagttggctcgtgaTGTGTTGGCCATTCCAATTTCTAGTGTGGCGTCGGAATGTGCGTTTAGCACCGGTGACcgtattcttgattcatttaggagttcattgactcctaaATGTGTGCAAGCTCTTGTTTGTGTTCAAGATTGGATTAGAGAAGAGACGAATCCTATTAGTGTTGAAGAAGACTGGGAGTATCTTGAGGAACTTGAGTTTGGTAAGCTTTAATATTTTGTGTGTATTTTAgttcaaaataatatatcataCTTGTTTATTTATATGACATATTTGGTCGAATTATCTTTAGATATGGAAAATAATGGAAGCActactagcattgtttgatgtatagttgcaacttgcaacttgagtggtaagtttaatactctatttgtttggtgatatacttttgtagttttgttttattatcatcaaaaaataatattctaacttatgatttatctttttttttaggTTCAAGTGCAATGATGACCCGTGCTCCTAATATTCATCCAAAGAGGGATGTCACATATTGTTTAAGGAAGCATATTAGGCGTTGTCTTGAGCGTCTTCCTGAAATCCGTATTTAAGAATTAAGACTAAGTTGATTTGAGACTATTAGTGTAAACTTGAATAGAGGGATGCCCTCTATGTTTTTGTTGCACTGTGTTTAATTCTGCTGGTTACTGCTACTCGTTAGTAGTTGTTACTATCTTAGGTTGCtgtgatatttatttacttcttttcCCTTTCAAGTACTTGTTAGGAATGTGATAATCAGGCGTGTACTTGCTGTGAATGTGATAATCATGTGCTCTTACACGCCTTTTGTTATTTAGTGTTTCTAGCttgcttattttattatttagtgTTGCTGCCTTGCTGCCTTTTATTAAGCAGAATAGCAGTTGGCAGATTATTTAGTGTTGTGGTATTGTCTTACTTACACACCTTTTGTTAGGCAGAATGGCGGATTTGATTATTTAGTATTGTTGCCTTTGCTTAATGCTTAGGCTCTTAGCACTTGGTAGTACGACACATGAATATGTAttaaaccgaaaccgtaccgaaatcgtaccgaaccaaaataaaaaataccgaaccgtaccgaaatattttggtacggtatttggtatacacaattgataaaccgaataccgaaccAAAACTCTTAAATACCGAATCGaaataccgaatgcccacccctaacTCCCACTACTCCATGATGTAGAAAATGGCCATAAATCTTTTATAACTCTTCTCCCATGTTCTGTCACTAATTACATAATAATTTAACCATTATCCCATGTTCTCCATGATTTCATAACTTATTACCCCactttcttccaatttaattCAAGGAAGAATTCCTACATTTATAAATAGGAGTCTTTCTTCCATAACGtatgtaaaaaaaattatagaGAGTGTTTTAATAAAGAGAGGTTAAAgttgtgaaaaaagaagaagagattttATTACTTTTGTTGAAGGAAGGTGTTAATCTTGGTGGAGCTTTGGACTCAACAACTTGTCCAGAGTTTGTTCGAGTCATACGACGTGTTCGTGTTGTTGTATCCTGGGGGAGACAAGTCAAGAGGATTACTGCTGGACCAGTGAAAACTTTTTTACAGTGAGCTTGAATCTCCTTAAAGAGAGCGAGATATCCACGCCTCCGCttgaagatattttattttcttcattttatttttcaattgtaattgtattttcaacaaaatatacACATATAGATTTGTTTACAACAAATATTAAGAGATGATAAATTTTGTTAGAAACAAGATAACGGTTACTTCAATATCTTACATTGCTATCATTCTACAATTAAAAAAACTTTAGTATATTCCCTAAAGTTATACACGTATAATGTTAGTGGAACTTGTTATCAATGAACGAGGAATATACCCATAGAATGATACCCTACTCAAGATCCTTTAAGTTTTTCTTTCTGTTCCATAATTAGTGGcatcttattttaatattaataggAGCAATAAACTTTAAACTAAATAAAGAAACCATGATTTATTATTAGGACAAATTAGGAGGAGCCACCTATTACGTAATGGAAATACAAGGGGTATCTAGCTTAGAATTAAACAAGGTAGCTTATTATTTGAGTATTATTAGACTTGTTTTGCTTCGATTATATAACAATAAAGGAAATTATAAAGAATTAAACATTATTTTGCTTCAATTAATGAACTAACATCTTTCCCATGTCATGAGCTGAACATTTGAAACATGAATAATATAACATGGAGATTTATGATTGAATATAACTAAGAATAAGAATGAATCTaaaatcaaattttcaaaatatcaaTTAAGAAAATGACAGTAGATCATTTAATTAAGGCAGGACATTCTAATAGGGAAAAAGTTTCCAATTGGCCCCAGTCACCCTTTGAAATTAAGTAATTTTGTCCTCCATCAACTTTTGGTCTAATATTGTTACCGCGAAAACAATCTGAGACTTTTCCCTAGATTCCTAGCTAAGCTCTAAcctaataataattttaaaccATAGTTAAGAGGTTGAGGAGAAAATTTAGATCTTTTttcaaaacaataaaataaaatataggaggtgtgagaggttgaccttGGTGGGTACGAGGAGGGATAGAGGTAAATCAAATAAGTATTGAGGAGAGGTGATTAGATATGATATGACGCAATTGGaacttactgaggacatgacccttgatagcaGGGTTGGGACGTCGAGAATTAGGGTGAAAGATTAACTAGTAGTCGAGCGTTTAACTGTTGCCACTGCTTTTTTTATCTTGTCTttagtcgagggtctatcggaaataacttCTTTGTCCTCTCAgtgtagggataaggtctgcgtacacactacccatCCGAGATTTCACTGTTATATCAAGGAAGAGGCAAaccaaaaaataaagaagataaaaaacaccaaattttaacgtgaaaaacccttcaaatcgaaggtaaaaatcACGGGATCACAAAGATTCAAAAACttccactataacaataagagtgttacaaaagttctccaaattgaCTACACAACAAGTGCCAAATATGGAACAATAATAGCAACAAGAGCAACAACAAATCATTTGAAAAAGGAGGAGAAGTCACAAAATAAAGTTGTTGTTTGGAGCTCGAAATCGGATGCTACGACACTCCAAATCCGATCTTCATCGTTCAAATCAAAGACCAAGATGTTACGAATACTCACTCGAAATTTCAGCCCGATCTAACGGTTAATGAATCAAAAAATGTGATTTGAAGCTGGCTGGCTGGAACAAAAAACTGCAGCAAAACAAacactttttcttctctttctcttgaTGAAAGTTCTCTCAAAAATCACTCTTATGTGCtaagtctttcaaagacttatACCAACGAGCATAGAACAATTCTCCAAGATTGTCCCATTTATAGATAATGAGTGAtgctttctcttaaagccaaaaccaATTCTAAATAGGAATAAAAATCGAATATAATTTCGAATAGAAATGAAAATCAAGAGAGAAAAAGATTATGCCATTGGACCTTTGTCCGGACGAAATGAGCATGGATCCAACAATCGTTCGTAGGaatttacttttgttgttatcTTTTCAAAAAAACTAAACATATGAAGTCCTTTATCTCACTTTTGagcttatttatttaataataaaaataaatccaaaataATTTGCTTGTGATAAAAGTAGGAATAAACTATAAAAAGATAATGAAGAATGAATTGGATAATTTATAGACGAATTTGAACATTTTTTCCTTCTAGAGTGCATGaaataagagaaagaagaaagggaGGGTACGTGGTGGGTGATGCGCAAATCTAGGAGTTTGAGATCTTCCACTCAAACCCACCCACACGAGACCTACAATTTTGTATTTGTACTAAAATAAAAAGCTTCAGCTGAACCCCACGTACCCCTTCACCACCCCACCCACAAGAGTTCCATTAATTTTCAAGATTTTCCTTAAAACATCATTTATTTGGTGATCTGaattcagtttttttttcttccagtagaaaaagctaaaaaaaaaaaaagctttcatttttgttttgtaatcAGCACAACATTTTGTGCTTGTCACTTTTGATTGTTGTTTTTTGTTTCAGCTTACAAGAAGACAGAAGAGGGCTTTTGTCTTTTCAGTTAGCAGAATCTAAGGTAAGACTCTCATCCTTAAAAGTTTctgttttttggttttgtttttcttgttatATCATGTCTTATTTGCAAAGGTTTCATCTTAGGAAACAGagggaaaaaagagagagaatttGGAATCTCCCAACTTTTTTTCCCTCaaagaagtagaaaaagaaaagaaaaagaaggaatagCAATATCTTTTTTCTAATAAAAATGAAATCTTTTCACTTTGTTTTGAGGCTATTGTCATACTATGATCTTGGGTGTTTTAAGATTCAATTTTATTCAGAAGATAAAGGGAACATAATATGAACTGAACTTTGGAACTTATGGTTTTCCAACATAGCTTTGCTACCTCTTTTCCTGTCATTAACCATCAATATTTTTTTATTGATGTATATGCTTATTGTTGGAACTCAAAATAATATGCAATTCCttagtttaatttttaaagatttctaCATAAATCATTTTGGATTTAAGTTATTTACATTGATATATGAAATTTTTACTCCATCAGTGTAATTTATTCTAGGCTACCGATCAACTTTATTTAATACAGTTATCTGCAATTAACATTTATTCTAGGTTACTTATCAATTTTATTAAATAGATTTATCTGCAATTATCTTTTAAGTGGGTAAATATTTTTTACACCATCCATCCATAGAACTTAAAGTCAATCGTTTTTGGTTATTGGTGTTACTTGCTTGTTCAACAATTACATAGTCATACCAAATGTTTGTTGAAATTTCTGTATCAATGAATCAATCAATTATACCCCAACCCGAAGTAGTTTGAATCAGTTATATGAATAGAGTGTTTATATGATTTTATTCTAGTAGGCATAACGATACGAGCACCTTTTTGCCTTATTTCTTTGATTCTTTCAACTAATAAGTCATGTTTAAATCTTACTTATAGATTGGAGCAAATTGGAGCAGAAGTTTAGCTCTCCCACTTTCGACGTATAATGGGAGGTGTATTGGGTAAGAATGAATCTCCCCGGGCTTCTGTCCCGGAGACAAAACTCGAGGCCAAAATAACCGAAGCAATGCAGCGGAGGGAAACTGAAGGAAGTTCGATAAAATCATTTGATAGCATAGTCCTAAAATTTCCCAAAATCGACGAGAACCTGAGAAAATGCAAAGTTATATTCCAGGAATTTGGTAGGTTGGCTGCATATCCTTTGTCGTTTTATTAAATTTACAAATCGCTCCTCTTGTACAAGGAAGATAGAATGAACAACTCTAAGAATCTGAGAAGAGTTGTCTTCTTTTGTTTGTAGATGAAGACAGTAATGGAGCAATAGACCCACAGGAGTTGAAACATGCTTTCGGTAAACTGGAGATTAATTTTACCGATGAAGAAATCAGTGATCTCTTTGAAGCGTGTGATATTAATGAAGATATGGGAATAGAATTCAGCGAATTCATCGTTCTTCTTTGTCTTGTCTATCTTTTGAAGGATGATCCTACTGCTCTGCATGCTGTATCCTGTTCACCTCTATATATTTGTTAAATTTCATTTCTTATCCATTTCAGGTGTCCTGGAATCTGATTAAAGAAAATCGGTAATTTGTTTATTCCATCCATTTTATGACCGGAGATGAATTTAAATGGGGAACGTGGTGTGTGAGGACTCATATAGCCGAACCCAAGTTGTTTAGGATTGAGGCATAGTTGTCGTTGTTGACTATTCCAGGAGAATGTGATTGTTTAATCAATATTCTGATGTTTGGAAAATCCTAAGTGTTTGGTAGTTCACTTTGCTTTGGTGTCAGAAGTGCCAAATATAATTGTCTCTTACCGGAGGCGGAGACATAATTTGAACTTTATGGGTTCTCAATTCTAGGATAACAGCAACATGTGTTAGTGACTGAGTTCTGAATTTTGATTTTTGTACATATTTAGTGAGTTTCTTTATACAAATATAGAGTTTGCAATAAAGTTACTAGGTTCAATCGAACCGTTTCATCAACTTCTCGTGGATAATAATGTATATCTCTTACTTTTATATAGTTGCATGAGAATTCATAACTTAATTAATGCTTTTAAAGAAAGGATAggaaaaactctcttattttcatttggGGTAGTTGGGAGGGATCTTTATCCTTTTTTCAAGCGACACGGTGCTTTTCAAAGACCAATTATCTGCTTACATGTTCCCGTAGATGGATTCCATCTTCTGAGCAGTCTGTAGCCCTCCATGAGGAATTACATTTCTAATCGGTCAGACCCCTGACCCCACCAGCAGAGTTGTTTTTTCCTTGATCAAATACAGAAATCACGGATGGGACTACCAAATCTGGAGGTAACATTTGAAACTCTTGTTGATGCTTTTGTGTTTTTGGACAAGAACAAGGATGGTCACGTAAGCAGGAATGAGATGATTCAAGCAATTAATGAAACAACATCAGGAGAAAGGTCTTCTGGTCGAATAGCAATGAGAAGATTTGGTAAGTTCTCTCTTTGGCTCTCTCCCGCTCTCTCATATACGTAGGTAGAGACTCGATTTTTATATAAGTATGTGGTGATATCATCTATAAGTCCAATCACTAGTGGCGTGCAACCACATGTTTCTTTTAAGTCGATTGATTCGTAAGCGTGCAATCAAAGAGAACTTGTTCAATACTTGTCTGAGTCACAATGAGCTGCTcagaacacacaaccaatcccatcTATTCGTGTGCCTTGCTAGCATTTTGATTGGTCAATATATATGTGAACATTGAAATGCGATATTTGCGCTCAGAGGGACTTGATGAGGAAACCAAATCAAGTTcgaagaaaagaaatgataatatttctatgttttataggctttattatatgCAGTCGGTAGAGTTTAGGTAATACTCTATACATTTACTCGCTCATATATTGCAGTTTGTAAAGCCCTGTCTTTTTGTTTTGTAGAGGAAATGGACTGGGACAAAAATGGAATGGTGAACTTCAAAGAATTCCTTTTTGCTTTTACTCATTGGGTAGGGATCGAggataatgaggatgaagagGGAGAAGAGTAAGATTTCaacttaatttttatttatacaGGAAGAGCAAGAATGAAGTTTCACAATGACCATGAAGGCATGAACCCGAGTTTCCTTAACTTTTGCAATAAACTAGTTGTAGCAGTGGGAGTATGTCGATACTTTTATGATCACTCGTGTAAATGAAGCCTCGACTCCCTAGTACTAGCATGCGAATAGTGTTGTGTTGCGGAAGCAGCTTTAACTTTGATTTATCCATTTTGTAGGATTAAGTTTGCTGATTGAACTACAACTAGTTACTGCTTGTGTTACTATTTCCTTTTGCAttttccttgagccgagggtctattgtaaacagcctctctaccctcacaaggtaggggtaaggtatgtgTACACGCTACCCTTTTCAGACCCCACTTATGGAATttcactaggttgttgttgttgattaaaCTACAACTAGGTGACAAAATGCTTGATTTTCCTGGATTAGCAAGCACAAATTTTCAGGACTGTGAGCTTAGGGTGTTTGTATTCACATTTAAGAAATTGTTTGTGATTTGGCATTCCAGTTGTGATCTCTGCCATATATTATCAGATATAAGTGCATAACCTTCATTTAGCAAAATGTATGCTTTTGGTTTCTCCAATTATATCAAGTTTTGGTGAATTTGTTAATATTCGCTTTGGTTTCTTATTATAATACTGTTGTTTCTGCTTGTTGTTTTTTATCCGTCCTTGAGCCTGGGTTTATCGGAAACCGTCATTCTACCTTCTCGGGTAGGGGTAGTAGGGTGGTGGTGGTGAATTTGTTAATAGAGACCAAAAATGCACAATTCTACTAATTGAAAGGTTAAGCGGATAGTCAGATATCGGGTGTAGGTAAGTTTTTTCCGCGCACAAGATAGTGCAGAAAGTACTACTGCAGGTATCCTATTATAATAAGTACTGCCTCCGTTTCAAATTAAATGAGGTactgacacatttctaaatttggaaatagcTCAATTTTAAACTTTCATTTTacttattttacccttaatgagaaatttttataatcACAAAAATGTCATGGCCTCACAAAGCAtttaccccttaaacttttaagatcacaagtttcaaaagtctttttttctcTTAAACTTCGTGCTGAGTCAAACTActtcatctaaattgaaacggagggagtaacatCTTATAAGGGTAAATGGCAGCAATTGCAGAGAAACCATCAATACAGatcattttgaaattttcttaaatttctacttataaaggaacatataaaaacaagtactccctccgtttcaatttttGTGGCAGTATTCA
The nucleotide sequence above comes from Nicotiana tabacum cultivar K326 chromosome 12, ASM71507v2, whole genome shotgun sequence. Encoded proteins:
- the LOC107773452 gene encoding putative calcium-binding protein CML21, coding for MGGVLGKNESPRASVPETKLEAKITEAMQRRETEGSSIKSFDSIVLKFPKIDENLRKCKVIFQEFDEDSNGAIDPQELKHAFGKLEINFTDEEISDLFEACDINEDMGIEFSEFIVLLCLVYLLKDDPTALHAKSRMGLPNLEVTFETLVDAFVFLDKNKDGHVSRNEMIQAINETTSGERSSGRIAMRRFEEMDWDKNGMVNFKEFLFAFTHWVGIEDNEDEEGEE